A single Pararhizobium sp. A13 DNA region contains:
- a CDS encoding LysR family transcriptional regulator codes for MNSIQDLRVFSEIVKSNSFSMAATKLGLSPATMSGRLKALEDHFGVALLKRTTRSLSLTEEGKYLFETSKAIIDDFEKLDKTMRARKGCAFGTVTIAAPADFGRKYLVPLTNEFGKDHPEVGFRLIFGADDVNLVENECDMAIRFGAVPDSALTTRKLGANPIVTCASPAYLDRFGVPEAPNDLANHNCLIYLDGKLPNDKWSFAADGEQSIVRVSGNRLVSDWTALIDLAQSGQGIIHASSWDVCHALEAGTLVPVLLDFQEEPAIIHLLSEQRHRLPLRTVEFIDFLIRRVKRMSRSVELSLRPPLELCGAA; via the coding sequence ATGAACAGTATCCAGGACCTCCGCGTTTTTTCCGAGATCGTCAAATCCAACAGCTTCTCGATGGCGGCCACAAAGCTCGGTCTTTCGCCAGCGACGATGAGCGGGCGCCTGAAGGCGCTCGAGGACCATTTCGGCGTGGCGCTGCTGAAGCGGACGACCCGTTCTTTGAGCCTGACGGAGGAGGGGAAGTATCTATTCGAGACGTCGAAGGCGATCATCGATGATTTCGAAAAACTGGACAAGACGATGCGTGCCCGCAAGGGGTGCGCATTCGGCACGGTGACGATCGCAGCGCCGGCAGACTTCGGACGCAAATATCTGGTTCCGCTGACGAACGAGTTCGGCAAAGACCACCCGGAGGTGGGCTTTCGCTTGATCTTCGGAGCTGATGACGTGAACCTCGTCGAGAACGAGTGCGATATGGCGATCCGGTTCGGCGCTGTGCCGGACAGTGCGCTGACCACCCGAAAACTCGGTGCAAATCCGATCGTGACGTGCGCGTCGCCGGCCTATCTCGACCGGTTCGGCGTTCCGGAGGCGCCGAATGACCTTGCGAACCATAACTGTCTTATCTATCTCGACGGCAAACTTCCCAACGACAAATGGTCGTTCGCAGCCGACGGGGAGCAGAGTATCGTTCGGGTCAGCGGCAACCGCCTTGTGTCCGACTGGACGGCGCTTATCGATCTCGCGCAGTCCGGGCAGGGTATCATCCACGCGTCGTCATGGGATGTCTGTCACGCGCTCGAGGCGGGCACGCTGGTGCCGGTCCTGCTGGATTTCCAGGAAGAGCCCGCCATCATCCATCTGTTGTCCGAGCAGAGGCACAGGCTGCCGCTCAGAACAGTGGAGTTCATTGATTTTCTCATTCGGCGGGTCAAGCGCATGAGCCGCAGCGTGGAACTCAGCCTGCGGCCCCCTCTCGAGCTCTGCGGCGCCGCCTAG
- a CDS encoding SDR family oxidoreductase: MDYGLKDKHILVTGGATGIGLAIAKAFADEHADVTVSGLSDAEVEGACAAIGPQCRGRPGDLTAEGEAQALYQLAISRKPVDILVNSVGIFEVRDFFETTDEHWFRYFDVNVMTGVRMARLALKDMLARGEGSVVFVGSESGVKPQAWMPHYGAMKTCILGVSRALAELTKGTRVRVNTILPGPTDTDAVKRYHEEIAKERGVTRADVVAKYFDDTEPTSLIRRMIEPLEIARSVVHLASSPHLNGMAMRAEGGTIRSIL, encoded by the coding sequence ATGGATTATGGCCTGAAAGACAAACACATCCTCGTCACGGGCGGTGCGACCGGCATCGGACTTGCCATCGCAAAAGCCTTCGCCGATGAGCATGCGGACGTCACGGTAAGCGGTCTGAGCGATGCGGAGGTGGAAGGTGCATGCGCGGCGATCGGACCGCAGTGCCGCGGCCGGCCGGGAGATCTGACCGCCGAGGGTGAGGCGCAGGCTCTCTACCAGCTCGCCATCAGTCGCAAGCCGGTGGATATCCTCGTCAACAGCGTCGGCATCTTCGAGGTCAGGGACTTCTTCGAGACGACGGACGAGCACTGGTTTCGCTATTTCGATGTCAACGTCATGACCGGCGTGCGGATGGCGCGCCTTGCGCTAAAGGACATGCTGGCACGCGGCGAAGGCAGCGTTGTCTTCGTCGGCAGTGAAAGCGGCGTGAAGCCGCAGGCCTGGATGCCGCATTATGGCGCGATGAAGACTTGTATTCTCGGCGTGTCGAGGGCCCTGGCCGAACTGACCAAAGGCACCCGCGTCCGCGTGAATACCATTCTACCCGGTCCGACCGACACGGATGCCGTCAAGCGATACCACGAAGAGATCGCAAAGGAACGCGGCGTGACCCGCGCGGATGTGGTCGCCAAATATTTCGATGACACGGAACCGACCTCCCTGATCCGCAGGATGATCGAGCCCCTGGAGATCGCCCGAAGCGTCGTCCATCTGGCGTCATCGCCTCATCTCAACGGCATGGCGATGCGGGCCGAAGGCGGCACGATCCGGTCAATTCTTTAG
- a CDS encoding SDR family oxidoreductase, with translation MSHFDLTDKKAFVTGAGSGLGQAIAIAYAQAGADVACLDLGSSKGLDETVRLIGALGRTAIALEGDVTDPDSVDRAFAKAENALGPVDIAANSAGVVDVSPAERLPRAQYLRLMEINLNGLFWSCQAEGRRMLQRGRGSILNMASICGSTAITGLEQAHYDASKAGVIRLTKSLAAEWASRGVRVNCLSPGFMATPMNSRAEVAEHVRRFASMTPMQRMGQPHEIGGPAVFLASAAASYCTGVDLNVDGGFLSI, from the coding sequence GTGAGCCATTTCGACCTCACTGACAAAAAGGCGTTCGTCACCGGCGCCGGCAGCGGCCTCGGCCAGGCGATCGCCATCGCCTACGCCCAGGCGGGCGCCGATGTTGCGTGCCTGGATCTTGGTTCCAGCAAGGGTCTAGACGAGACGGTCCGGTTGATCGGCGCCCTGGGGCGCACAGCAATCGCTCTTGAGGGCGACGTGACCGATCCTGACTCCGTCGATCGTGCTTTTGCCAAGGCGGAGAACGCTTTGGGGCCTGTCGACATCGCAGCCAACAGTGCAGGCGTCGTCGACGTCTCCCCTGCCGAGCGTTTGCCCCGGGCGCAATATCTGCGGCTGATGGAGATCAACTTGAACGGACTGTTCTGGTCCTGTCAGGCGGAGGGTCGGCGAATGCTGCAGCGCGGTCGTGGTTCCATCCTCAACATGGCGTCGATCTGTGGCTCGACGGCCATCACCGGTCTTGAGCAAGCTCATTACGATGCGAGCAAGGCCGGCGTCATCCGCCTCACCAAGAGCCTGGCGGCCGAGTGGGCCTCAAGGGGCGTGCGGGTCAATTGCCTGAGCCCGGGCTTTATGGCGACGCCAATGAACAGCCGTGCGGAGGTCGCGGAGCATGTCCGCCGGTTCGCATCGATGACGCCGATGCAGCGCATGGGCCAGCCCCACGAGATCGGCGGCCCGGCGGTTTTCCTGGCAAGCGCGGCAGCAAGCTACTGCACCGGCGTCGATCTCAACGTCGATGGCGGCTTTCTATCAATCTGA
- a CDS encoding sugar ABC transporter substrate-binding protein encodes MFGISKLTGAVFVSLMAGTAFAQPLKIGWIQGNAAFQAEQRTQDGFKKYLADNSISDWEVTFLDSAGAAEKVANNIDDAVNRGVDVIYITYADLRASSNALKSAEAAKIPVYTVDSGWIPGSTADITTNNWQMSAEVSLSLISQMKGKGNLIIITTDKIKPVRERTDTLRAILKEYPEVKIIGEYNFDVANFYQETLNAVQDFATRYGSDINAVWTPWDEPAQAAITALQGAGLNVPVSGMDGHPEAIKAVCAKDSMFVATGRQQFEEWGAKLAEYAKRAKVDGEDPKSVTNGKDIVYYGATLFTKDNCQ; translated from the coding sequence ATGTTTGGGATTTCAAAACTGACTGGCGCGGTGTTCGTGTCGCTCATGGCGGGTACGGCGTTCGCACAACCGCTGAAGATCGGCTGGATCCAGGGCAATGCTGCATTCCAGGCCGAACAGCGCACACAGGACGGGTTCAAGAAGTATCTGGCCGACAACAGTATTTCCGACTGGGAAGTTACCTTCCTCGATTCCGCCGGAGCGGCCGAGAAGGTTGCCAACAATATCGACGACGCGGTCAATCGTGGCGTTGACGTGATCTACATCACTTATGCCGACCTGCGCGCCTCCAGCAATGCGCTGAAGAGCGCCGAGGCGGCCAAGATCCCGGTCTACACGGTAGACTCCGGCTGGATCCCCGGATCTACAGCCGACATTACCACCAACAACTGGCAGATGTCGGCCGAGGTTTCGCTCAGCCTCATCAGCCAGATGAAGGGCAAGGGCAACCTGATCATCATCACCACCGACAAGATCAAGCCGGTGCGGGAGCGCACGGATACGCTGAGAGCGATCCTGAAGGAATATCCCGAGGTCAAGATCATCGGCGAATACAACTTCGACGTTGCCAATTTCTACCAGGAAACGCTTAACGCAGTGCAGGATTTTGCAACGCGTTACGGCAGCGACATCAACGCCGTGTGGACACCGTGGGATGAGCCTGCCCAGGCCGCCATTACCGCACTTCAGGGCGCTGGCCTCAACGTGCCGGTGTCCGGAATGGACGGTCACCCTGAGGCGATCAAGGCCGTATGCGCAAAGGACTCCATGTTCGTCGCCACAGGCCGCCAGCAGTTCGAGGAATGGGGTGCGAAGCTGGCCGAATATGCCAAGCGCGCAAAGGTCGACGGCGAGGATCCGAAGTCGGTCACGAACGGCAAGGACATCGTCTACTACGGCGCCACGCTGTTTACCAAGGACAACTGCCAGTAA
- a CDS encoding sugar ABC transporter ATP-binding protein: MAIALENISKQWPGTLALDNVSIEIREGRVHGVVGENGAGKSTLMGVLSGAVMPTNGTLRMAGHAIAFENPAAAVATGVSLVSQEGNLVPHLTGAENICLGFEPAKGGFFINRGQVVRQAEELARQWFPDTPIQLNRRVDELPYADQKVVEILRALHSRPKVLILDEPTATLPAKEKQSLWNLIHTLSQTGMSVVLISHFLQEVIDLSDEITVLQDGRKVSHLVKSEGEITERQLIDLMLNRAQRGETNYHFDTTAMENREKDLGETVVNVKDWAGDHFSVSQISVRRGEILGLIGLTGSGHFEFAQSLFEPSKAASGHYEFIGRNVGRATVRDMKRAGAALVPDHRMINAMVSDWTVRENMSMAGVRETSIKPFGLIQRRRENDEALRLIKRLNIKTSSAEAKIVELSGGNKQKVSVAKWLFAAEERYSLFVFLEPTEGVDVGAKREIHELIKKLADQGAAVVLASSDLLEVAYVADRVVPFRQGRNSDEIERKDFNEAAFINAIAGVTQ, translated from the coding sequence ATGGCAATCGCGCTGGAAAACATCTCTAAGCAATGGCCGGGCACGCTTGCGCTCGACAACGTCTCGATCGAGATCCGGGAAGGGCGCGTGCACGGCGTTGTCGGCGAAAATGGCGCCGGCAAATCCACCCTTATGGGCGTTCTGAGCGGCGCCGTCATGCCGACGAACGGCACGCTGCGCATGGCAGGCCACGCGATCGCTTTCGAAAATCCGGCCGCGGCGGTGGCGACCGGTGTCTCGCTTGTTTCGCAGGAAGGCAATCTGGTGCCCCATCTGACGGGCGCGGAAAACATCTGCCTCGGCTTCGAACCCGCCAAGGGCGGCTTCTTTATCAATCGGGGGCAGGTTGTGCGACAGGCCGAAGAACTGGCGCGGCAATGGTTTCCCGACACGCCCATACAGCTGAACCGCCGTGTCGACGAGCTGCCCTATGCCGATCAGAAGGTCGTGGAAATCCTGCGGGCGCTGCATTCGCGTCCCAAGGTCCTTATCCTCGACGAGCCGACGGCAACCCTGCCGGCCAAGGAAAAACAGAGCCTGTGGAACCTGATCCACACGCTCTCCCAGACCGGGATGTCCGTCGTCCTGATCAGCCACTTCCTGCAGGAGGTCATTGATCTCTCGGATGAGATCACCGTGCTGCAGGATGGACGCAAGGTCAGCCATCTCGTCAAGAGCGAGGGCGAGATCACGGAACGGCAGCTGATCGACCTCATGCTGAACCGGGCCCAGAGGGGCGAGACCAATTATCATTTCGATACAACGGCGATGGAGAACCGGGAAAAGGATCTCGGAGAAACCGTCGTGAACGTAAAGGACTGGGCGGGAGATCATTTTTCCGTTTCGCAGATCTCGGTCCGGCGTGGCGAGATCCTCGGCTTGATCGGCCTGACTGGCTCTGGCCATTTCGAGTTCGCCCAATCGCTGTTCGAGCCGTCGAAGGCAGCGTCCGGCCACTACGAGTTCATCGGTCGGAATGTCGGCCGGGCAACCGTGCGCGACATGAAGCGCGCTGGTGCCGCCCTCGTGCCGGACCACCGGATGATCAATGCAATGGTGTCCGACTGGACCGTGCGGGAAAACATGTCCATGGCGGGCGTGCGCGAAACAAGCATCAAGCCCTTCGGCCTTATCCAGCGACGGCGGGAAAACGACGAAGCACTCCGTCTGATCAAGCGTCTCAACATCAAGACGTCTTCCGCCGAAGCCAAGATCGTCGAGCTCAGCGGCGGCAACAAGCAGAAGGTCTCGGTGGCGAAATGGCTGTTCGCCGCCGAGGAACGGTATTCGCTCTTCGTCTTTCTCGAACCCACCGAAGGCGTGGATGTCGGGGCAAAGCGCGAGATTCACGAACTCATCAAGAAACTGGCCGATCAGGGTGCTGCCGTGGTGCTTGCATCCAGCGACCTTCTCGAGGTCGCCTATGTGGCCGATCGCGTCGTGCCGTTCCGGCAGGGCCGCAACAGCGACGAGATCGAACGCAAGGATTTCAATGAAGCGGCCTTCATCAATGCAATTGCGGGAGTGACACAATGA
- a CDS encoding ABC transporter permease has protein sequence MTIIATSERDIVVRKISVGMLAQKYSTLVVLVVLFIGFSVATDRFFTSTNLVNILQQISMLTIVAVGLTFGFAAKEMDLSVGYVVGLAGLLCPLLMVGGTPIPLAILAALGAGLAVGLINSALVVGIGVPSLIATLAAGSILWGINFIISGGRAIYGGIPDGYLILGQGKIGAFFPYPALIMLLVVGVSWFVMERTTFGRYLYAVGGNARAAELSGINVKSYRVYGLALSSFFAAISGIILSARLGSGQPNGGETYLLDGLAAVFIGMTMLRPGTATVMGTFFGALLIGIMNNGLNLIGMDTYIQSIVKGVIIVIAVSVVSRSTKLRLL, from the coding sequence ATGACCATCATAGCAACGTCCGAACGAGACATTGTCGTCAGAAAGATCAGCGTCGGCATGCTGGCGCAGAAATATAGCACGCTGGTGGTGCTCGTCGTCCTGTTCATCGGCTTTTCGGTCGCCACCGACCGGTTTTTCACGAGCACGAACCTCGTCAATATCCTCCAACAGATATCCATGCTGACCATCGTCGCGGTCGGCCTGACATTCGGTTTTGCGGCCAAGGAAATGGACCTTTCCGTCGGCTACGTGGTCGGTTTGGCAGGCCTGTTGTGTCCGCTTCTCATGGTCGGTGGAACGCCGATACCGCTTGCGATCCTTGCGGCACTGGGCGCCGGTCTTGCCGTCGGGCTGATCAATTCCGCACTCGTGGTGGGAATCGGCGTTCCCTCGCTGATCGCAACGCTCGCAGCCGGATCGATCCTCTGGGGCATCAATTTCATCATCTCCGGCGGACGCGCGATCTATGGCGGGATTCCCGACGGTTACCTCATATTGGGGCAGGGAAAAATCGGGGCGTTCTTTCCCTATCCGGCGCTGATCATGCTTCTCGTCGTCGGGGTGTCCTGGTTCGTTATGGAGCGCACGACGTTCGGGCGCTACCTTTATGCCGTCGGAGGCAATGCTCGCGCGGCGGAATTGTCCGGAATCAACGTAAAATCCTATCGGGTTTACGGCCTGGCGCTGAGTTCGTTCTTCGCGGCGATCTCCGGCATCATCCTGTCGGCGCGTCTCGGATCGGGCCAGCCAAATGGTGGCGAGACCTATCTTCTTGACGGCCTGGCCGCAGTCTTCATTGGCATGACGATGCTTCGCCCCGGCACAGCCACCGTCATGGGGACGTTCTTCGGCGCTCTGCTTATCGGGATCATGAACAACGGCCTGAACCTGATAGGCATGGACACGTACATCCAAAGCATCGTCAAAGGGGTGATCATCGTCATTGCTGTCTCGGTCGTGTCCCGATCGACGAAATTGAGGCTCCTCTGA
- a CDS encoding SDR family oxidoreductase, translated as MDLKLTDKVVIVTGASSGIGFETTKSFLSEGALVVGVSRDMQPLAAVADPGRCATIELDLAVRGSEAAVAGLALERFGRIDILFNNAGICPTRTGFLDVSDDDWDQTLNLNLGGYIRMSRAVLPAMLRQGKGVIVHCGSEAGRMPHPLLPDYSTSKAAITMLSKALAREFTSQGIRSNVVAPAHIRTELWDRPGGFLHALAERYGTLPDDAVKAFLKDARIPAGRLGTVADVASAVLYLASELSDFISGDVINVDGGVLPTT; from the coding sequence ATGGATCTGAAATTGACGGACAAGGTCGTGATCGTCACGGGCGCGAGTTCGGGCATAGGGTTTGAAACGACAAAAAGCTTCCTGTCGGAGGGAGCGCTTGTCGTCGGCGTCAGCCGCGACATGCAGCCACTTGCCGCGGTGGCCGATCCCGGCCGCTGCGCCACGATCGAGCTGGATCTTGCCGTCCGGGGTTCAGAGGCGGCCGTTGCCGGCCTTGCATTGGAACGTTTCGGCCGGATCGACATCCTGTTCAACAATGCCGGGATCTGCCCGACCCGGACAGGATTCCTCGACGTGAGCGACGACGATTGGGACCAGACGCTCAATCTCAATCTCGGCGGTTATATCCGCATGTCGCGTGCGGTATTGCCGGCCATGTTGCGGCAGGGAAAGGGCGTGATCGTTCATTGCGGCTCCGAAGCCGGACGCATGCCGCATCCGCTGCTGCCGGACTACAGCACGTCTAAGGCCGCCATAACCATGCTTTCAAAGGCGTTGGCCCGTGAGTTCACGTCGCAAGGCATTCGATCCAACGTTGTCGCGCCGGCGCATATTCGCACCGAGCTTTGGGACCGGCCCGGCGGCTTTCTGCATGCGCTCGCGGAGCGCTACGGGACGTTGCCTGACGATGCCGTCAAGGCCTTTCTGAAAGATGCGCGGATACCCGCGGGACGACTTGGGACGGTGGCGGACGTGGCCTCCGCAGTCCTGTACCTCGCGTCGGAGCTTTCTGATTTCATCAGTGGCGACGTCATCAACGTCGATGGCGGCGTGCTGCCCACCACATGA
- a CDS encoding GntR family transcriptional regulator, whose translation MPLKAQNLPSLGNTPPTSDIIAKYIREAIVTGVLDEDEPIRQDDIAKLFDVSKIPVREALKRLEAEGLVEFQRNRGAVVTSITDPEIAEIFEVRGMLEANALRLSIPRMTDRTFQRAEEYCDAFARETDVARWAELNWQFHSCLYEDADKPFLLNLIRSVNDRIERYLRIQLTLSGGTGVDDREHRQILAACRERNVALATELLVSHIRKACGSLLSNLPKIRERKQ comes from the coding sequence TTGCCGCTAAAAGCCCAGAATTTGCCATCCCTTGGCAACACGCCACCGACCTCTGATATCATCGCAAAATATATCCGCGAGGCGATTGTCACCGGCGTCCTGGATGAAGACGAGCCCATCCGTCAGGATGATATAGCCAAGCTTTTTGACGTCAGCAAAATTCCTGTCCGGGAAGCCCTAAAGCGCCTGGAAGCCGAAGGTCTCGTTGAGTTTCAACGAAATCGCGGGGCCGTCGTAACGAGCATTACCGATCCTGAGATCGCGGAAATTTTTGAAGTCAGAGGCATGTTGGAGGCCAATGCTCTACGACTGTCGATACCGCGCATGACCGACCGTACGTTTCAGCGAGCCGAAGAATATTGCGATGCATTCGCGCGTGAGACCGACGTTGCTCGCTGGGCTGAATTGAACTGGCAGTTTCACTCGTGTCTCTATGAGGATGCCGACAAGCCCTTCCTGCTCAATCTCATCCGGTCCGTCAACGATCGGATAGAACGTTATCTTCGCATTCAGTTGACCTTGTCGGGTGGCACAGGTGTGGATGATCGAGAGCACCGGCAGATACTTGCTGCTTGTCGAGAGCGAAATGTGGCGCTGGCGACGGAGCTGCTGGTTAGCCACATTCGCAAGGCGTGCGGATCTCTCTTGAGCAACCTGCCAAAAATAAGAGAGCGCAAACAATAG
- a CDS encoding N,N-dimethylformamidase beta subunit family domain-containing protein, whose protein sequence is MNGQKIPALVGYVEPLSAAPGGSLHFKISSRGDRPVTGRALRLICCDPNPDGPGIKTEEADFGLADQYPAMEQQAYLGSCAFGPIPVLSDYAAVKVDLMVMPTLHSDSAQTLFSLQNADGTAGVALVVRDNKLFLQQLGTEHSYEVGAGLDKDCWSRLEVAFDLGGVSVVVSREPQRAADDKNGVNLSHITSRVLAGADHICFAGLWRGHPEQAFNGAIENPSLSVTRVEAAASEQVPAWEVIANWNFGGDARETWVADEREKERRLSLINMPTRAVRSSAWSGRNMDWKQAPLEYAAIAFHSDDLSDCGWQTTIQIDVPEDTRSGVYGLEIDNGVSKDTIPFYVIPGERTDRQKIVFLAPTFTYMAYANFARGNFAGELAERVAAWNAYPHNPDEVGTYGYSTYSRHPDGSGITLSSRLRPILTMRPHYLVYFDPKGSGMRHFPADSHLTDWLEEKGFAFDVITDEDLDRDGLAALSPYDVVLTGTHPEYHTRRTVEALIAYRESGGNLMYLGGNGFYWKIGRHSDMPHLIEVRRAEGGMRVWASQPGEYYHQLDGEYGGLWRRNGIPPQKVAGVGFTAEGGFEGSYYLRTSASYRDDLAFLFEGISPDERIGDFGLSGGGAAGFEIDQAAADLGTPDFATIVAFSEGHGTSFHTTFEELLLPGVFDGTPREHGGISANLVYGQSETGGGLFAVGSITFCGSLSHNNYNNNVSRLLENCLRKFLADD, encoded by the coding sequence ATGAACGGGCAAAAAATACCTGCACTGGTTGGATATGTTGAGCCTCTGAGTGCCGCACCGGGTGGCAGCTTGCATTTCAAGATCTCATCGCGAGGCGATCGCCCCGTCACCGGGCGGGCTCTTCGACTGATCTGCTGTGATCCCAACCCAGACGGCCCCGGCATAAAGACCGAGGAGGCCGACTTCGGTCTCGCCGACCAATATCCCGCGATGGAGCAACAGGCCTATCTTGGCTCATGCGCATTCGGCCCTATTCCGGTTTTGAGCGATTATGCCGCGGTCAAGGTCGATCTGATGGTGATGCCGACTTTGCATTCCGATTCCGCTCAGACGCTTTTCTCATTGCAGAATGCCGATGGGACCGCAGGCGTGGCATTGGTCGTCCGTGACAACAAGCTGTTCCTCCAGCAGTTGGGCACGGAGCACTCCTATGAGGTGGGCGCCGGGTTGGACAAGGATTGTTGGTCCCGTCTCGAGGTCGCTTTCGATCTGGGCGGCGTCTCAGTGGTAGTCTCGCGGGAACCACAAAGAGCGGCCGACGACAAGAATGGCGTCAACCTTTCGCATATCACGAGCCGCGTGCTGGCCGGAGCCGATCATATCTGCTTCGCCGGCTTGTGGCGGGGGCACCCTGAACAGGCCTTCAATGGCGCGATCGAAAATCCATCGCTGAGTGTAACGCGTGTGGAGGCAGCAGCATCGGAGCAGGTGCCGGCGTGGGAGGTCATAGCCAACTGGAATTTCGGTGGAGACGCCCGTGAAACCTGGGTGGCAGACGAGAGGGAGAAGGAGCGGCGACTTTCATTGATAAACATGCCGACCCGCGCCGTCAGGTCGTCGGCATGGTCCGGTCGAAATATGGATTGGAAACAGGCGCCGCTCGAATACGCAGCGATCGCCTTTCATTCCGACGATCTCAGTGATTGCGGCTGGCAGACGACGATCCAAATTGATGTGCCTGAGGACACGCGCTCAGGGGTCTACGGACTTGAGATAGATAACGGCGTCAGCAAGGATACGATCCCGTTCTATGTCATCCCCGGGGAAAGAACAGACCGACAGAAGATCGTATTCCTGGCCCCGACGTTCACCTACATGGCCTACGCGAACTTCGCTCGAGGCAACTTTGCCGGCGAACTCGCGGAAAGAGTGGCCGCCTGGAATGCTTATCCGCACAATCCCGATGAGGTAGGTACCTACGGATATTCCACCTACAGCCGACATCCCGACGGCTCCGGCATAACCTTGTCGTCACGTCTGCGTCCCATCCTGACCATGCGCCCGCACTATCTCGTCTACTTCGATCCGAAGGGATCTGGCATGCGGCATTTTCCAGCGGACTCGCATCTGACAGATTGGCTTGAGGAAAAGGGCTTCGCCTTCGATGTGATCACGGATGAGGATCTCGATCGGGACGGTTTGGCCGCCCTGTCACCCTACGATGTCGTCCTGACAGGGACGCATCCCGAGTATCACACCCGGCGCACTGTCGAGGCCCTCATCGCTTATCGGGAATCCGGGGGTAACCTCATGTATCTTGGCGGCAATGGCTTCTATTGGAAGATCGGCCGTCACAGTGACATGCCTCACTTGATCGAGGTTCGACGTGCCGAAGGCGGAATGCGGGTGTGGGCAAGCCAGCCAGGGGAATATTACCATCAGCTCGACGGCGAGTATGGTGGCTTGTGGCGCCGCAATGGAATTCCTCCTCAGAAAGTTGCGGGCGTCGGGTTTACGGCCGAAGGAGGATTCGAAGGCTCTTATTACCTTCGGACTTCTGCCTCTTACCGGGACGACCTCGCATTTCTTTTCGAAGGCATATCGCCTGATGAACGTATCGGCGACTTCGGATTGTCCGGAGGCGGAGCGGCCGGCTTCGAGATCGATCAGGCAGCGGCCGACCTCGGCACGCCAGATTTTGCGACGATTGTCGCTTTTTCCGAAGGCCACGGGACGTCGTTCCACACAACGTTTGAGGAACTTCTGCTGCCGGGCGTATTCGACGGAACACCGCGAGAGCACGGCGGCATAAGCGCCAACCTCGTCTACGGACAGTCTGAAACGGGCGGCGGTCTCTTTGCCGTCGGCTCGATCACATTTTGCGGGAGCCTTTCGCACAACAACTACAACAACAATGTCTCGCGCCTCCTCGAGAATTGCCTGCGGAAGTTCCTGGCCGATGACTGA
- a CDS encoding Ldh family oxidoreductase: MTEKNNSQDARITFQELKSLLKAIFVNNRTSSETADILAENCAACERDGVLSHGIFRVPGYVDSLRSGWVNGLTVPDVARLGPSFIRIDARNGFAQRALASADPLIRRTVREAGIAIVATRNSHHFSALWPDVEPFALAGYMAITAVNGLANVVPHGGRQAVYGTNPIAFAVPVYNAQPLVIDQATSVMANGEVRLHALANNPVPDGTGVDRDGNPTTDPHAILAGGALNTFGGYKGSSIALFVEILAGAVTGGQFSFENDFTGFPGAQTPKAGQLLIVIDPNWGGSTNFESRLALLCAQLADAGQDRLPGARRFTNRAAAEQFGIPIAMDELQRLRTLASKG; encoded by the coding sequence ATGACTGAGAAGAATAATTCCCAAGACGCACGCATCACCTTTCAGGAGCTGAAATCGCTCCTGAAGGCGATTTTCGTCAACAATCGCACCTCATCAGAGACAGCAGATATTCTGGCGGAGAACTGCGCCGCATGCGAACGAGACGGTGTGCTCAGCCATGGCATTTTCCGCGTGCCTGGCTATGTCGATTCACTCAGATCGGGTTGGGTGAATGGCCTGACGGTCCCCGATGTGGCGCGTCTGGGGCCGTCGTTCATTCGGATCGATGCGCGCAACGGCTTTGCCCAGAGGGCGCTTGCCTCTGCGGACCCGCTGATCCGACGCACCGTTCGCGAGGCTGGCATAGCCATTGTTGCTACCCGCAATTCTCATCATTTCAGTGCGTTGTGGCCGGATGTCGAGCCTTTTGCCTTGGCCGGGTACATGGCTATCACCGCGGTGAACGGACTTGCGAACGTGGTTCCTCATGGTGGTCGGCAGGCTGTTTACGGGACCAACCCCATTGCTTTTGCCGTGCCGGTTTACAATGCCCAGCCGCTGGTCATCGACCAGGCCACCAGCGTGATGGCGAATGGCGAGGTCCGTCTGCATGCTCTCGCCAACAATCCCGTTCCGGATGGGACAGGCGTTGACCGTGACGGCAACCCCACGACGGACCCTCACGCGATTTTAGCGGGTGGGGCACTGAACACTTTCGGTGGTTACAAGGGCTCGTCTATCGCTCTGTTTGTCGAGATTCTTGCGGGAGCGGTCACGGGCGGGCAATTCTCGTTCGAAAATGACTTCACCGGCTTTCCCGGAGCGCAGACACCAAAGGCGGGGCAACTCCTGATCGTGATCGACCCCAATTGGGGCGGTTCGACGAATTTTGAATCTCGTCTGGCGCTTCTCTGCGCTCAGCTGGCCGACGCTGGTCAGGATCGGTTGCCCGGTGCACGACGGTTCACGAACCGTGCAGCCGCCGAGCAATTCGGCATCCCGATCGCAATGGATGAACTTCAGCGGCTTCGGACGCTGGCGAGCAAAGGCTAG